The genomic region GGAGAGGAAGTACCGCAACCGCACCTTCGGCGCCTTCGTGATGCCGATCGCCTTCTTCACGATGGTCTTCGCCGTCTATAACGACAGCAGCATCCAGCCGCTGGTGCCCGCCCTGCAGTCGTACTGGCTCCACGCCCACGTCATCACCTGCTTCGTCGGGTACGCGGCGTTCGCCGTCTCCGCCGGAGTAGCGCTCATGTACATGCTCAAGTTGAAGCAGGAGGCGGCGAAGATCAACGAGGGGATCGTCGGTCTGCTACCCCCCTGCAAGACGCTCGATGACCTCGTCTACCGGTCGATCATCTGGGGCTTCCCGTTCCTGACGGCCGGGATCATCACCGGCGCGGCGTGGGCGAATTACGCCTGGGGAACGTACTGGTCGTGGGACCCGAAGGAGACCTGGTCCCTCATCGTGTGGCTGGTGTACGCGGCGTTCCTCCACGCCCGGGTTACCCGGGGATGGTACGGCAAGCGTGCGGCTATCCTGTCGATCACCGGGTTCGCAGCGACGGTTTTTTGTTATTTAGGCGTCAACCTCGTGCTGTCGGGGCTCCACAGTTACGGGGGTTGAAGGCGTTTCCGATGCAGAGAGGTATAAATTACCGGATTTCTGGGGGACTGAAAAGAATCAGGCGTGCCATCCGCCACGCCGGCGTAATTTACGAGTATGCAACGATTTTTTATAAACAGGTT from Deltaproteobacteria bacterium harbors:
- the ccsB gene encoding c-type cytochrome biogenesis protein CcsB yields the protein ERKYRNRTFGAFVMPIAFFTMVFAVYNDSSIQPLVPALQSYWLHAHVITCFVGYAAFAVSAGVALMYMLKLKQEAAKINEGIVGLLPPCKTLDDLVYRSIIWGFPFLTAGIITGAAWANYAWGTYWSWDPKETWSLIVWLVYAAFLHARVTRGWYGKRAAILSITGFAATVFCYLGVNLVLSGLHSYGG